From Astatotilapia calliptera chromosome 19, fAstCal1.2, whole genome shotgun sequence, a single genomic window includes:
- the LOC113012691 gene encoding protein FAM163A-like codes for MSAGTIVITGGILAGVILLCIVAVLCYCRLQYYCCKKNDSEVDVASMAGPDPLAHFPCNACNALAMDGTAITPVSLDQLDSGSHHCPSCSPYTLRSGLTDDMRNGGERLGFHTYYENPSVSLPLSVHPQSSSPLSYCSPSDTFPPPPRSYSTDV; via the exons ATGTCAGCGGGAACTATTGTCATAACCGGAGGAATACTTGCCGGAGTGATACTGCTGTGCATTGTAGCAGTTCTCTGTTACTGTAGACTCCAG TATTACTGCTGTAAGAAAAATGATTCTGAGGTGGACGTGGCCTCCATGGCAGGACCGGATCCTCTCGCTCACTTTCCATGCAACGCCTGCAACGCCCTCGCCATGGACGGCACTGCCATCACCCCCGTCTCTCTGGATCAGCTGGATTCGGGTTCTCACCACTGCCCCAGCTGTTCACCGTACACCCTGCGCTCGGGACTCACAGACGACATGCGTAACGGAGGGGAGCGTCTCGGCTTCCATACTTACTACGAGAACCCGTCTGTATCTCTTCCCCTGTCGGTTCACCCTCAGAGCTCCTCCCCTCTGAGCTACTGCAGTCCCTCGGACACGTTTCCTCCCCCGCCGCGCTCCTACAGCACTGACGTCTGA